The DNA region TCATTGGAGTCCTCCCAGCCCTGATAGGGCATAGAGGACATGTCCATGGCTAGTCATACGGGCCTGGCCTGCCTCATATCTCCCCGGGCTTCTGTGGGACACGAGTGGTCCCGCAGGGTGCTCCTCACCCGGCTCACCCCCTGACAGTCTCTGTGTCCTTTAACGCCGGGGCAGCAAAAGTCCCTGAAGCACCTCTTGAAGTTCTCATCCAGGAAGGCGTAGAGGATGGGGTTGAGACTGCTGTTGGTGTAGCCCAGCGCCACACAGAAGAAGTAGGCGGCCATGACGGCGGTGGTCTCAGGCACGTTGGCCGACAGCGCCTTGACTAAGATGAAGATGTGGATGGGCGTCCAGCACACCACGAAGACGGCGaccaccaccagcaccaggCGAGTGATCCGGCGGAGGTTGCGGTCCTTTTCACGTGAGCCCGACAGCAGGCGAACACTCTTCAGCCGCATGACCATCAGCGTGTAGCAGacggtgatgatgatgacaggtGCCACAAAGCCAAAGATAAAGACACAGATCTTCATCAGGGTGTCCCAGTAGATGTAGGGTTCGGGGAACTGTAGGGCACACTCTGTAGTCCCTGTTAAAACAGAGATAGCAGAACGGATACAGAGACACagtcatatttatttcaaaggaaaaccaacaaaacaaagagtctacagccgtgctagtggctctctgaggctgtacttatgcTAAGCTTGAGCTAAATGCCTGATGTTAgctacatgctgatgtttagcaggtacagtataatgtttaccatgttcaccatcttagttaggtgtgttagcatttgctaattagcacaaaacacaaagtagagatcaaatgtttatatacttaaatggtttataacacactataatatagTTGTACGCAGCTTTAAGAACATTTGTCATTGttaattaatgtacagtatttgtcagcaaTTAAAATGTCTCCCATTAAGagatattttgtaaaatgttaactgtgttatattatattgtcattcattatctgtttatacatcAGCCTCCACTTATTGGttcccacaggaggagttaaagctagttgttgacaaatacattaataaatgctaatatctgcatacaactacattatagtgtgttataaaccatttatttaatgtttatataGGACTTATAAATGCTAAGTAGGGGGATGTAGAGTATTGccgaaaagttaagggatcaccaaagttattataattcatcctgttGGGGACATAAATGTTGTACCAAATGTCCtggcaatcaatccaatagtttTCAAGACATTTAACTAACaacaacctcatggtggcgctagaagaatagtcaggggatcaccaaagtgtgaaggattcatcctctgggaaccatgaatgtctgtaataaATTTCATGACGATCCATCCAATGGTTATTGAGATATTTACTCTGAAGTTCTGAACCAAAGTGTTAAACCGACACACCGACCAATGGACACTGAcacactagcatggctaaaacatATAACGTCAGATCCTGTGATGCAGTAAGGTTGTCACATGCAGAGAGGTAAAGGGCAGAATCAGATTCATCAGCTAGCCAATAACTCTGGGTAAAGTGCACTGAGCTTATTGAATGGAGGCTCATTGTGAACATGAACAATCTTTTAGACTCCcgctgaaagaaaaaagaaatctttgAAGCTCTATTCTCAACCTAGGATTATGCTTGTCATAGCTTCATCTAGTCAAGTAGCTGTAATGTAGGCTCTCATCGAACCTACACAACATCCTCCTCATGGAATTTGAAGGATGCTTCCTGCAGTCAATTGAGATAATTCAAGATAAGGATGTTGTAATGCAGCGGGGCTTCAAGTTTGAAATTACCTGTAAAAGTCGCGTCTTTGCAGCTGATAGAAGAGCTTTCGTCTccaaagcagagacagagatggattAAACCAGAAAAATATGAGTAGTAAGACTTGTAACCCCTGTCAAGCATCAAAGGTGGAGTCACACCAGTGCATAACAGTGTGAATGCATGCAAGGTCAAGGTACCGTTATTTGTCTTCGTGCTGCCAAGTATCATGGCAGGGATCCCAGCAGCAGACGACAGCATCCAGATGATCACATTGATGATCTTTGCTTTGACGGGTGTACGGAAATCCAGGGCCTTTATGGGGTGGCACACGGCCACATAGCGGTCCACGCTCATCATGGTCAAGGTGAAGATGCTGGTGAACATGTTGTAGTAGTCGATGGAGATGAAGACTTTGCACGCCACCTTGCCAAACGGCCAGGAGCTGAGCAGGTAGTCGGTGCTCT from Siniperca chuatsi isolate FFG_IHB_CAS linkage group LG13, ASM2008510v1, whole genome shotgun sequence includes:
- the oprk1 gene encoding kappa-type opioid receptor, encoding MESSVVHIYKEDRCPSGQAEECIPNFTWQPGLSDIFNYTPNGTWDSEPEPMSPIIPIIVAVYSAVFVVGLVGNCLVMYVIIRYTKMKTATNIYIFNLAVADALVTTTMPFQSTDYLLSSWPFGKVACKVFISIDYYNMFTSIFTLTMMSVDRYVAVCHPIKALDFRTPVKAKIINVIIWMLSSAAGIPAMILGSTKTNNGTTECALQFPEPYIYWDTLMKICVFIFGFVAPVIIITVCYTLMVMRLKSVRLLSGSREKDRNLRRITRLVLVVVAVFVVCWTPIHIFILVKALSANVPETTAVMAAYFFCVALGYTNSSLNPILYAFLDENFKRCFRDFCCPGVKGHRDCQGVSRVRSTLRDHSCPTEARGDMRQARPV